The sequence below is a genomic window from Microbacterium abyssi.
GGCGCCAGCTGTTGCGGCACACCGTCGGTGCTGCAGATCGGGGCCCGTCCCGTCAGGGTCGACTGACTTGGCTCCGGAGAGGGCGGTTTCCCTTGGGAGCCGCCCTCTTGGTGTGTCCAGGTGAAGAATCGGTGAACTGTCCCGCCCCTGATTGCGCCTTGCTTTGATGAATGTCAATATAGAGACATGTCGAATCAAGAGGTTGGGTTGGTCATCGTCGGATCCGGCCCCGCGGGTTTCACGGCCGCGATCTACGCGGCCCGGGCGAACCTGTCCCCGGTGGTGATCGCCGGCTCAGTAACAACTGGTGGTGCGCTGATGACGACGACGGAGGTGGAGAACTTCCCCGGCTTCATCGCCGGCGTGCAGGGTCCGGAGCTGATGGAGTCGATGCGCCAGCAGGCCGAGCGGTTCGGCGCCCGCATCCTCCTCGACGACGCGGTTCACGTCGATCTCGATGGGGGAGTCAAGACAGTCGAGACCGGCGCCGGCGAGACATTCCGCGCCCGTGCCGTGATCCTCGCCATGGGCTCCGCCTACCGCAAGCTCGGCCTCCCTGACGAAGAGCGCCTGACCGGCCGCGGGGTTTCCTGGTGTGCCACGTGCGATGGGTTCTTCTTCCGCGAGCAGGAGATCATGGTCGTCGGCGGCGGCGACTCCGCGATGGAGGAGGCCCTGTTCCTCACCCGCTTCGCATCGAAGGTGACCGTCGTGCACCGCCGCGGCGAGTTCCGCGCATCGAAGATCATGGCGCAGCGTGTGCTCGATCACCCGAAGATCGAGGTCGCGTGGAACAGCGAGGTCGCACGCCTCAACGGGGCCGAGAAGCTCGAGTCCGTGATCCTTCGTGACACCGTCACCGGTGCGGAGCGGGAGTTGCCTGCGACCGGGCTCTTCATCGCCATCGGCCACGACCCGCGCTCCGAGCTCGTCACGGGAATTGTCGACACCGATGCTGCAGGCTTCGTGCTCGTGGACCACCCCTCGACCCGGACGAACCTTTCCGGCGTCTTCGCGGCCGGAGACCTGGTCGATCACACGTATCGCCAGGCCATTACTGCGGCAGGTACCGGCTGTGCTGCAGCGCAAGACGCTCAGCACTTCCTCGCCGCGCTGGAGAACGATGCAGCCCATTCGGCCGAGGTCGACGCCCTGACCGAGGCCGAGGAGGTCTTCGCATGAGCACCCTCACCGCCGTCACCGACGCCACGTTCCAGGACGAGGTCCTCGGCTCCGACATCCCTGTCGTGGTGGACATCTGGGCCACCTGGTGCGGTCCGTGCCGTCAGGTCGCTCCGCTGCTCGAGCAGCTGGCGGCCGAGTACGACGGGCGCGTGAAGATCGTCAAGGTCGACGCCGACCAGAATCCCGACACGGTCACTGCCGCCGGCGTCACGTCGATCCCCACCCTCGGGTTCTACCGGGACGGTGCCCGAACGGACATCCTCATCGGCGCGCACCCGAAGCCGGTCATCGCCGAGAAGATCGAGGCGCTGCTGTCATGACCACCGCAACTGTCGCTTCTGCTCCCGTCGCGGTCCGGCGCCTGTCCACCCTCGATAAGTGGCTGCCGTTGTGGATCGGGCTCGCTATGGTCGCGGGTCTCCTTCTCGGCCGGTTCGTCCCTGCCCTATCGGACCTGCTCGGCCACCTCGAGGTCGGTGGCATTTCGGTGCCCATCGGGCTCGGGCTGCTGGTGATGATGTACCCGGTGCTCGCGAAGGTCCGCTACGACAAAGTCGCCGCCGTCACCGGCGACAAGAAGCTGCTGGTCTCCTCGTTGGTGCTGAACTGGGTTGCAGGTCCCGCGGTGATGTTCGCCCTCGCGTGGAGCTTTCTCCCGGACCTGCCCGAGTACCGCACTGGGCTGATCATCGTCGGCCTCGCACGATGCATCGCCATGGTCGTCATCTGGAACGACCTCGCCTGCGGCGACCGCGAAGCGACCGCCGTGCTCGTCGCCATCAACTCGGTGTTCCAGGTCGTCGCGTTCTCGCTGCTGGGCTGGTTTTACCTGACCGTCCTGCCCGGCTGGCTGGGCCTGGATACCCAGGGGGTCGAGATCTCCGTCTGGCAGATCGCGCTGAACGTGCTGGTCTTCCTTGGCGTGCCACTCGTGGCGGGTTTCGCGTCCCGGTGGATCGGTGAGAAGCGTCGCGGCCGGGCCTGGTACGAGAAGAAGTTCCTCCCCGTGATCAGTCCGTGGGCGCTGTACGGGCTGCTGTTCACCATTGTGCTGCTGTTCGCGCTGCAGGGCGACGCGGTCCTGTCCAAGCCGCTCGACGTCGGCCGGATCGCGCTGCCGTTGCTGGCCTACTTCGGGTTGATGTGGTTCGCCGGGCTCCTGCTCGGCAAGGTCCTGGGGCTGAACTACGCCCGCTCCACGTCGCTGGCGTTCACGGCCGCTGGCAACAACTTCGAGCTGGCCATCGCGGTCGCTATCGGCACTTTC
It includes:
- the trxB gene encoding thioredoxin-disulfide reductase — its product is MSNQEVGLVIVGSGPAGFTAAIYAARANLSPVVIAGSVTTGGALMTTTEVENFPGFIAGVQGPELMESMRQQAERFGARILLDDAVHVDLDGGVKTVETGAGETFRARAVILAMGSAYRKLGLPDEERLTGRGVSWCATCDGFFFREQEIMVVGGGDSAMEEALFLTRFASKVTVVHRRGEFRASKIMAQRVLDHPKIEVAWNSEVARLNGAEKLESVILRDTVTGAERELPATGLFIAIGHDPRSELVTGIVDTDAAGFVLVDHPSTRTNLSGVFAAGDLVDHTYRQAITAAGTGCAAAQDAQHFLAALENDAAHSAEVDALTEAEEVFA
- the trxA gene encoding thioredoxin, translating into MSTLTAVTDATFQDEVLGSDIPVVVDIWATWCGPCRQVAPLLEQLAAEYDGRVKIVKVDADQNPDTVTAAGVTSIPTLGFYRDGARTDILIGAHPKPVIAEKIEALLS
- the arsB gene encoding ACR3 family arsenite efflux transporter, which gives rise to MTTATVASAPVAVRRLSTLDKWLPLWIGLAMVAGLLLGRFVPALSDLLGHLEVGGISVPIGLGLLVMMYPVLAKVRYDKVAAVTGDKKLLVSSLVLNWVAGPAVMFALAWSFLPDLPEYRTGLIIVGLARCIAMVVIWNDLACGDREATAVLVAINSVFQVVAFSLLGWFYLTVLPGWLGLDTQGVEISVWQIALNVLVFLGVPLVAGFASRWIGEKRRGRAWYEKKFLPVISPWALYGLLFTIVLLFALQGDAVLSKPLDVGRIALPLLAYFGLMWFAGLLLGKVLGLNYARSTSLAFTAAGNNFELAIAVAIGTFGAASGQALAGVVGPLIEVPVLVGLVYVSLWAARAWFHTDPYTGERIPS